A genome region from Dreissena polymorpha isolate Duluth1 chromosome 16, UMN_Dpol_1.0, whole genome shotgun sequence includes the following:
- the LOC127861372 gene encoding uncharacterized peptidase C1-like protein F26E4.3, translating to MVHTTRCGIIMVFIALEITVAFSERLTGVRSLNRPRRAIEWGPDIAGPFCAKRAPRCCPDRLDECSVPILDTLCYCDDFCDRERSDCCPDFQSVCRRRPSPPPPIRAPCEYNGRYYQQNDQVKINCNLCRCVRDIISTNGYSFQCGNNVCLIQENVIDTVNKYPNKYGWQASNYSQFWGLTLEEGRRYRLGTNKPDEPVINMSNIEVLNDKSLPREFDSRKKWPGWVHGVRDQGNCAASWAFSTTALAADRLSIESRGAMVLDLSPQNLLSCSDNNQGGCLGGNLDSAWWFLRHRGVTTEACYPYTSGVNGKNGTCLARDLQRDRWCPAGRQTRDKLIYEATPPYKISSSVKDIMAEIEMNGPVQATFRVQDDFFMYRSGVYKYSRTGSVSAFQEDDRRLYHSVRIIGWGEEVISQRLVRYWLCANSWGTAWGEGGYFRIVRGSNECEIESFVLGVWGKVEADTVLRELLNVFRAERLQARTELERSRGRRHLRRHRRRQNKRKKQKS from the exons ATGGTCCATACAACACGTTGTGGAATAATAATGGTGTTTATTGCGTTGGAAATAACTGTGGCATTTTCGGAACGATTAACAGGCGTAAGGTCCTTAAACCGCCCAAGGCGCGCCATAGAGTGGGGACCGGATATCGCCGGTCCATTCTGCGCTAAGCGGGCGCCGCGGTGCTGCCCGGACCGACTGGACGAGTGCTCGGTGCCCATCTTGGACACGCTTTGCTACTGCGACGACTTCTGCGACCGGGAACGTAGCGACTGCTGCCCGGACTTTCAATCCGTATGCCGCCGCCGGCCTTCTCCACCTCCTCCGATACGAG CTCCCTGCGAGTACAATGGTAGATACTACCAACAGAATGACCAGGTGAAGATTAACTGTAACCTGTG TCGATGTGTAAGAGACATCATCAGTACCAACGGGTACTCGTTTCAATGTGGAAACAATGTGTGTCTCATACAAGAAAATGTTATAGACACCGTCAACAAGTACCCAAACAAATACGG ATGGCAGGCGAGCAATTACTCTCAGTTTTGGGGCCTCACGCTCGAGGAGGGGCGTCGATACCGGCTGGGAACCAACAAACCGGATGAACCTGTAATAAACATGTCGAACATTGAG GTACTGAACGATAAAAGTCTGCCGCGCGAGTTTGACTCCCGGAAGAAGTGGCCTGGCTGGGTACACGGGGTCCGTGACCAGGGCAACTGTGCAGCATCTTGGGCATTCTCTACAACCG CGCTGGCAGCTGATCGACTGTCCATTGAGTCCCGGGGCGCCATGGTGTTGGACCTGTCCCCACAGAATCTGCTCTCATGTAGTGATAACAACCAGGGCGGTTGTCTGGGCGGTAACCTTGATAGCGCCTGGTGGTTCCTGAGACATCGAGG GGTGACGACGGAGGCCTGCTACCCCTACACCAGCGGGGTCAACGGCAAGAACGGCACATGTCTGGCACGTGACCTGCAGCGGGATCGTTGGTGCCCGGCCGGCCGACAGACCCGGGACAAGCTGATATACGAGGCCACGCCCCCATACAAGATCTCGTCATCG GTAAAAGATATCATGGCAGAAATAGAAATGAATGGACCAGTGCAAG CGACGTTCCGTGTTCAGGACGACTTCTTCATGTACCGGTCTGGGGTCTACAAGTACTCACGCACGGGCTCGGTCTCCGCCTTCCAGGAGGACGATAGAAGGCTGTACCATTCCGTCAGGATCATCGG TTGGGGCGAGGAGGTGATAAGTCAGCGCCTGGTGAGATACTGG CTGTGCGCAAACTCGTGGGGCACAGCCTGGGGCGAAGGTGGCTACTTCCGGATCGTGAGGGGGTCAAACGAGTGCGAGATCGAGTCCTTCGTGCTCGGTGTCTGGGGCAAGGTGGAGGCGGATACGGTGCTGAGGGAACTACTCAACGTATTCCGCGCGGAACGCCTGCAGGCGCGCACTGAACTGGAAAGAAGTAGAGGCAGACGACACTTGAGACGTCATCGCAGACGACAGAACAAACGCAAGAAGCAAAAGTCGTAA